Proteins encoded together in one Labilibaculum sp. DW002 window:
- a CDS encoding TonB-dependent receptor domain-containing protein, translating to MRERLLVAILLLFTYTVSAETEMIAVVKSGSLTGIVIDVKTKEPLPYVNVVIRDANNQILTGGITDDKGKFSIKKIAKGKNVIEIQYIGYKPFVRELNFTAKNSTFKLGTIRLEEDAEVLGEVTVRAELSTVTQKIDRKVVNVGKDLTAAGSTASEVLNNVQSVSVDSQTGTVSLRGNENVRILVDGKPTNISAAQLLQQIPSTSIKSIELITNPSAKYNPEGMSGIINIVLNKNANIGFNGNVNVGITRGENTRMNGSLDMNYKTGKVNFFMNFGANGGKRDNYGDVLRSSQAANGDVVLDNDILQKFSFLSDNNSQLLKVGADIYLNKKNTLSFYTTQNLRDGVFDGTTKIYRGAMLDYHSLMKSETDNSTGTYNINYKIDFEKEGHNLEFEATYSKSDSPEDATYTELLNPIDLTSNYIDDINNDYANTLLNLDYTNPLSENTKLELGLEYRTNDTENSRVTNQHDFTNNEIGNSAFTYDRSIYSGYVNLNHKIDKFSMQIGARFEHYKVDGSFAKGAERAKYTDDRFTVYPSAFFTFNPSEKNQFQLSYSRRVDRPSIQQVNPIREWSTPLISSFGNPNLDPQFTNSFELNYTKGLKKGSATVGVFYRRVNGNISRVLNKDPLDVEKVEMSFYNTDSNDRYGVELSANYRFVKWWSMNASSDLYIQKETGVSNGDNLEITNNSFNVRVSNSFTATKKLRFQLFAMYRGGGEDLQFEVDPMWMINTGVSYAVLKGKGRVTFRVNDIFEGMKFKFKSEVPYKQGGEFHWESRTAYLGFSYRFGSGKNKAKRRKHRDNRETQGGGGFM from the coding sequence ATGAGAGAGAGATTACTAGTAGCCATTTTACTGTTGTTTACTTATACAGTTAGTGCAGAAACAGAAATGATTGCTGTGGTAAAAAGCGGTTCGCTAACGGGAATTGTTATTGATGTAAAGACTAAAGAACCTTTGCCATATGTAAATGTGGTGATACGAGATGCAAACAACCAAATATTAACCGGAGGGATTACCGATGATAAAGGAAAGTTTAGTATAAAGAAAATTGCGAAAGGAAAGAATGTTATTGAAATTCAGTATATAGGTTACAAGCCTTTTGTGAGAGAGCTTAATTTCACAGCTAAAAATTCAACTTTTAAGCTTGGTACTATTCGTCTTGAGGAAGATGCTGAAGTTCTTGGTGAAGTAACCGTAAGAGCTGAATTATCGACAGTAACTCAAAAGATAGACCGAAAAGTGGTTAATGTGGGTAAAGACCTGACCGCAGCTGGTTCCACAGCTTCAGAGGTTTTGAACAATGTGCAGTCGGTAAGTGTCGATAGCCAAACAGGAACGGTTAGTTTAAGAGGAAACGAGAACGTTAGGATTTTGGTTGACGGTAAACCGACTAATATTAGTGCGGCACAATTGCTACAGCAAATACCATCCACCTCTATTAAAAGTATCGAACTAATTACCAATCCATCTGCAAAGTACAACCCTGAGGGGATGAGCGGGATTATTAATATCGTGCTAAATAAGAATGCGAATATCGGATTTAACGGTAATGTGAATGTGGGTATAACACGAGGTGAAAACACACGTATGAATGGTTCTTTAGACATGAACTACAAAACTGGTAAGGTGAATTTTTTCATGAACTTTGGTGCTAATGGAGGAAAAAGAGACAATTATGGTGATGTGTTAAGAAGCTCTCAAGCTGCGAATGGCGATGTTGTTCTTGATAATGATATTTTACAGAAATTTAGTTTCCTAAGCGATAATAATTCCCAGTTGCTAAAGGTAGGTGCCGATATCTATTTAAATAAAAAGAATACACTTTCCTTTTATACCACACAGAATTTGCGCGATGGTGTATTTGATGGTACAACAAAGATTTACAGAGGAGCAATGTTGGATTATCATAGTTTAATGAAATCGGAAACGGATAATTCTACAGGTACTTATAATATTAACTATAAAATTGACTTTGAAAAAGAAGGACACAACTTGGAGTTTGAAGCAACTTACAGTAAAAGTGATTCTCCTGAAGATGCAACTTATACCGAATTACTTAATCCAATTGACCTGACTTCGAATTATATAGATGATATTAATAATGATTACGCGAATACACTTCTAAATCTGGATTACACAAACCCATTGTCGGAAAATACAAAGTTGGAATTAGGGTTGGAGTATAGAACGAATGATACTGAGAATTCAAGAGTAACCAATCAGCACGATTTTACAAATAATGAAATCGGCAATTCTGCTTTTACATACGACAGAAGCATCTATTCGGGATATGTGAATTTAAATCACAAAATAGATAAGTTTTCGATGCAGATAGGTGCTCGATTTGAGCATTACAAGGTAGACGGAAGCTTTGCCAAAGGAGCTGAAAGAGCTAAGTATACCGATGACCGTTTTACGGTGTATCCTTCTGCATTTTTCACTTTTAATCCGAGTGAGAAAAATCAATTTCAGTTGAGTTACAGCAGGAGAGTAGACAGACCTTCTATTCAGCAGGTCAATCCGATTAGAGAGTGGAGTACGCCTTTGATTAGTTCATTTGGTAATCCAAACCTGGATCCTCAGTTCACGAACTCCTTCGAATTAAATTATACAAAAGGCTTAAAGAAAGGTTCTGCTACAGTTGGGGTGTTCTACCGAAGAGTAAATGGTAATATTTCGAGAGTATTGAACAAAGACCCTTTGGATGTTGAAAAAGTGGAAATGTCCTTTTATAATACCGATAGCAACGATCGTTACGGTGTTGAGTTGTCGGCAAATTACCGATTCGTTAAGTGGTGGTCGATGAATGCCAGCTCCGATTTGTATATCCAGAAAGAGACAGGGGTATCGAATGGAGATAATCTGGAGATCACAAACAATTCCTTTAACGTTCGAGTATCGAATAGCTTTACAGCAACTAAAAAATTGAGATTCCAATTGTTTGCCATGTATCGTGGCGGAGGAGAAGATCTTCAGTTCGAAGTGGATCCAATGTGGATGATTAACACAGGCGTAAGTTATGCTGTACTGAAAGGAAAAGGAAGAGTAACCTTTAGAGTGAATGATATATTTGAAGGCATGAAATTTAAATTTAAGTCAGAAGTGCCTTATAAGCAGGGTGGCGAATTCCATTGGGAAAGCAGAACGGCCTATTTAGGCTTTTCGTACCGATTTGGTAGTGGAAAAAACAAAGCCAAAAGAAGAAAGCATAGAGATAATCGTGAAACACAAGGTGGCGGTGGATTTATGTAG
- a CDS encoding DUF1287 domain-containing protein produces MKKLLSTLLFFLLIGIGFAQTTPEKLSEAAIKLTEQKVIYDPSYFSIAYPNGDVPADRGVCTDVIIRAYRELGVDLQKEVHEDMRANFSLYPSIWGLKHTDKNIDHRRVPNLMKFFERHGKVKPINQNAAYYLPGDVVCWNLGGATTHIGIVINKKSRDGKRFLIVHNIGAGQVIEDCLLDYRIIGHYTY; encoded by the coding sequence ATGAAAAAATTGCTAAGCACCTTATTGTTTTTTCTGTTAATCGGAATTGGTTTTGCACAAACAACTCCAGAGAAATTAAGCGAAGCCGCCATAAAATTAACAGAACAAAAGGTTATTTATGACCCAAGCTATTTCTCAATTGCCTATCCAAATGGAGATGTGCCAGCAGATAGAGGTGTATGCACGGATGTAATTATTAGAGCATACCGTGAATTGGGCGTTGATTTGCAGAAAGAGGTTCATGAGGATATGCGAGCTAATTTTTCTTTGTACCCAAGTATTTGGGGACTGAAGCATACCGATAAAAATATAGATCACAGAAGAGTGCCTAATTTGATGAAGTTTTTCGAGCGACACGGTAAGGTGAAACCGATAAACCAAAATGCTGCATATTATTTGCCTGGCGATGTGGTGTGCTGGAACTTAGGGGGAGCAACTACTCATATTGGTATCGTAATCAATAAAAAATCTAGAGATGGTAAGCGCTTCTTAATTGTGCACAATATTGGAGCTGGGCAAGTAATTGAAGATTGTTTGCTAGACTACCGAATTATTGGTCACTATACTTATTAA
- a CDS encoding NAD(P)H-binding protein, with amino-acid sequence MGKTAIVLGASGLTGKLLLNQLLEDEDYTSVKIFSRRSLKLIHPKLKEYVGDLLKLEEFKKDFTGDEVFCCIGTTAKKTKDKAIYKKIDFGIPTSAAKLARANKIKSFVVISALGANHKSNIFYNRTKGEMEKVILNQKIANTYILRPSLIKGKREENRLGEGVGAFFMKMVNPFLCGGWKKYRAIEAETIANAMHALAQAKPDYNIIESDKIQAIGAYL; translated from the coding sequence ATGGGAAAGACAGCAATTGTATTAGGAGCAAGCGGATTAACAGGAAAGTTATTGTTGAATCAACTTTTGGAAGATGAAGATTATACAAGCGTTAAAATCTTTAGCCGAAGGAGTTTGAAATTGATACATCCTAAGTTAAAGGAGTATGTTGGAGATCTTCTAAAATTGGAAGAATTCAAAAAGGATTTTACAGGCGATGAGGTGTTTTGTTGTATTGGAACTACAGCGAAGAAAACGAAAGACAAAGCGATTTATAAGAAAATTGATTTTGGAATTCCTACATCAGCAGCAAAATTAGCTAGAGCGAATAAGATTAAAAGTTTTGTGGTGATTTCGGCCTTAGGGGCAAATCACAAAAGCAATATCTTTTACAATCGAACAAAAGGAGAGATGGAGAAAGTGATTTTAAATCAGAAAATTGCAAACACCTATATTTTAAGGCCATCGCTTATAAAAGGAAAAAGAGAAGAAAATAGATTGGGTGAGGGAGTTGGAGCCTTTTTCATGAAAATGGTAAATCCTTTTTTATGTGGAGGATGGAAAAAATACCGCGCAATTGAGGCGGAAACAATTGCAAATGCGATGCATGCTTTAGCGCAGGCAAAACCCGATTACAATATCATTGAATCAGACAAAATACAAGCAATAGGAGCCTATCTGTAA
- a CDS encoding DoxX family protein, protein MKNISNTIWTGVRILFAIFMIMGGVQHFLKPDFYLPFVPDFLPFKMEVIYMSGLLEIALGALLLLKKYARIAAMGIFILMVLFLPIHVWDVFSSTPAIGTHKAALIRLPFQFLFMAIAWKIKQVVLINQK, encoded by the coding sequence ATGAAGAATATTTCAAACACAATTTGGACAGGCGTTAGGATTCTCTTTGCCATTTTCATGATCATGGGTGGTGTGCAACATTTCTTAAAACCAGATTTTTATCTTCCTTTTGTACCTGACTTTCTTCCGTTTAAAATGGAAGTGATTTACATGTCAGGTTTGCTTGAAATTGCTTTGGGGGCTTTGCTTTTGCTAAAGAAATATGCAAGAATAGCCGCAATGGGTATTTTCATTTTAATGGTATTATTCTTGCCCATTCATGTTTGGGATGTCTTTTCAAGTACTCCTGCAATTGGAACGCACAAAGCTGCACTAATCCGATTGCCATTTCAATTTCTATTTATGGCAATAGCATGGAAAATAAAGCAAGTAGTACTAATAAATCAGAAGTAA
- a CDS encoding TetR/AcrR family transcriptional regulator — protein MENKASSTNKSEVITSIMAIREKSKEKRNALLNATLSLVNNNGFHDAPMSKIAKMAKVSPATIYIYFVNKQDLINQLYLERKQAYTERAFEGYSEVMPVKKAFELIWYNIADYKLKELEESWFLSQCDNTTMIEEKVRQEGLKHLQPLLDLWERGQKEGIIKDVSPYVLYAYAINSLSFLMNMQKRELYQFDKKSLDEAFQAAWDSIRI, from the coding sequence ATGGAAAATAAAGCAAGTAGTACTAATAAATCAGAAGTAATTACAAGCATTATGGCAATAAGAGAGAAAAGTAAGGAGAAGCGGAATGCATTGTTGAATGCAACTTTAAGTTTGGTGAATAACAATGGTTTTCATGATGCACCAATGTCGAAAATAGCAAAGATGGCTAAGGTATCACCTGCTACGATCTACATCTATTTTGTAAACAAACAAGATTTAATTAACCAGTTGTATCTGGAAAGGAAACAAGCATATACAGAACGTGCTTTCGAAGGATATTCAGAGGTAATGCCAGTTAAAAAAGCATTCGAATTAATCTGGTACAACATTGCCGATTATAAGTTAAAAGAATTAGAAGAATCGTGGTTTTTATCGCAATGTGATAACACAACGATGATCGAAGAGAAGGTTAGACAAGAGGGTTTAAAACACTTACAGCCTTTGTTGGATTTGTGGGAACGTGGTCAGAAAGAGGGAATTATAAAAGATGTTTCGCCATATGTACTATACGCGTATGCAATTAATTCATTATCTTTTTTAATGAATATGCAAAAACGAGAGTTGTATCAATTTGATAAGAAAAGTTTAGATGAGGCATTTCAGGCTGCCTGGGATAGCATAAGAATATAA